The sequence below is a genomic window from Deltaproteobacteria bacterium RBG_16_64_85.
TCTCGCCGGACGAATTAAACCGATTCATCGCCACAGTCATAGTTGCCCCAATGACCACGAAGGGGCGAGATTATCCCTCTCGGGTTTCTTGTGTTTTCCAAGGTAAGCAAGGTCAGGTTGTTTTAGACCAGATTCGTACAGTCGACAAAACGAGATTAGTGAAGCGGTTGGGGAAAGTTGGGCCGCAGACGCAGTCGGAGGTTTTATCGGCTTTGGCAGAACTGTTTTCTTGAAAAGGCCTA
It includes:
- a CDS encoding transcriptional regulator; translated protein: MGMEVKRFEVYLVSLDPTVGSEIKKSRPCLVISPDELNRFIATVIVAPMTTKGRDYPSRVSCVFQGKQGQVVLDQIRTVDKTRLVKRLGKVGPQTQSEVLSALAELFS